GCTTCGCGCATCAAACCCATCAGCGGCGCGACGCCGGTCCCGGTGCCGATCAGGATCAGCGGGCAACCCGGATCGGGCGGCAGGTGGAAGCCCGGATTGGCCCGGCTGAAGATACGTACCCGTTCGGCGCGATCGCTCAACAGCCAGCCGGTGCAGACGCCACTGCGAACACGGCCGCCGCGCGTATAGCGCACTTCGCGCACGCACAGGTCCAGGCTGTCCGGATCTGCCCGCGACGCGATCGAATAGGCGCGCGGCAGGCATCCAGGCAACAGGTCGGCCAGGCTCGCCAGCGGAACCGTGTCGGGCGTGCAGTGATCCTCGAGCACGTCGAGCAGGTCCGCCCCGTACAGATACGCTTCCAGCGCGGCGCGCTGGCTGATCTTGGTCAGGCCCTTGAGGATCTCGCTCCCGCCCAGCCGCGCCAGCTCGCGCAACAGCGGCTTGCCGATCTGGCGCAACTCCTTGCCGCGCAGAGTCGGTACTGCCTCGGGTTGCCCGTACCAGGACGCCAAACGTCCGAGCAGGTCCTCGTCGTTCTCCGGCACCACATGCAACGTGTCACCGGCCCGGTAGACGATGCCGCTGCCGGCGATATCCAGGCGCACATGCCAGGCCGCCGGATCGCTGGCGCTGAGCCTGCGTCGCTCCATCACCGTGGCCGCGAACGCGTTGGCCTCGCCATAGGCCTTGACCTGAAGGTGCAGGTCGCGGCCTGCCTGCAGGTCGCCATGCAACACCCGCTCGAGCACGGGCAGCCAGCGCTCGAAGAAGGCAGCGTAGTTGGCATCGGCATCGACCCTGTTGACCAGGGCGGTCGCCAGCCGCTCGGCGAGCAGCGCGTCGAGCGTCTTGCTGAAGCCGCAAAAGCGCGGATAGGCGGTGTCGCCCAGGCCGAAGACCGCATAGCGCAGGTCCGGCAACGTCCGTGTCTGCCTGAGCGCGTCCAGGAAGCGTTCGGCGTTGCCCGGCGGCTCACCGTCGCCGAACGAACTGCAGACGATCAGCAGGGCATCGTGCGGCCCCAGGCTGGCGAGATCGATCTCGTCCAGCGCCAACACCACGGGACCGTGCGGCTGCAGGAACGCTTGCGTGCCCAGGCGTTGCGCGAGTGCGCGCGCATTGCCCGATTCGGAGCCGTAGCCGACCAGCACGCGCGCGATGGGGGGCGCAGCGCTCACTTGCCGGCGTAGTAGTCGTCGAAGTATTCCTTCGCCGCTTCCACCGCCTCGAAGTTCGTCATCAGATCGTTGACCACGCGGCGGATGCTGATGTAAGCGTTGATATTTCCCTGCTCGTCGTACAACGGCTGCACGGTGGTATCGACCACGTAGAGCACGCCGCCCTTGCCCAGATTCGGCACGATGCCGGTCCAGACCTTGCCGGCCTTGATCGTGTCCCACATGTCCTTGTAGACCGCCTTGGGCACGTCCGGGTGACGCACGATGCTGTGCGGCTGCCCGATCAACTCTTCGCGCGCGAAGCCGGTCAGCTGGCAAAACAGGTCGTTGGCATAGGTGATGGTGCCCTGCAGGTCGGTGGTGGAGATCACCATCACCTTCTCGAGGGAAGACAGCAATTGTTCTGGAGCGAGCGCGATGCCCATGAGCGATTCCTTGGGAATGGAGTTCGGAAGAGCCGGCGTCCGGATGGCGGATCCTCGCCATGTTGCGGGGATCCGCATGCCCGACGCTGCCGGACTCTTGCTGAGAATCTTTATAGGCTGCCGGCTCAGGCGATGCGTTGATCTAGATCAAGCCCGAGCCGCTTGAGCCGCCGTTCGCCCGGCAGCGGCGGCGCGGCACGGGCAACGCATGCCGGCAGCGACGCGTAGCCGTTCATGCGATCACGCTGCCGGCTGCCGCTGCACAGCAAGCGCATTGCGCCAGTGGCCCCTCCGCATGACGCGAGCACCCTGGATGGCGTTGCGCGCGCCACGGCTTATTGGTGGGCCCACCAGGATTCGAACCTGGAACCAAAGGATTATGAGTCCTCTGCTCTAACCGTTGAGCTATAGGCCCGGAAGCGTCCGGAGCGGGCGGGCGATGCGTCGGCCGCCGGCTTGGCGCCTCTGGCGTGCATGCAGAGGAAGGCGCCGAGGCGGGCGTGAGTTTAACGTCCGCGGTGGCGCGCTGTCTGCCCGCCGCGGTAGACGCGGCGGACGACGCCTTTGCTGATGGGACGGCGACGGAGGGTCGGACGGCTCCGCGCCGTCACTTGTCGTCCGGACCTGGCTCCCCTTCCCCGCCCTCAATCCATCCTCAGTCTTCCAACCCCAACACCAACACCCCCAACGGCGGGATGGTCAGCGACAGCGAGGCCGGATGACCATGCGCGCCGATGTTTTCGGTGCGCACGCTGCCGCCGTTGCCGGTGTTGCTGCCGCCGTAGATCTCGGCGTCGGAGTTCAGCAGTTCGCGCCAGCGGCCGCCGCGGGGAACCCCGATGCGGTAGCCGTGGTGCACCAGTGGGGTGAGGTTGGCGACCACCAGCAGCGGGGTATCGCTGCCCTGGGCGGTGCGCAGGTAGGCGAACAGGCTGTTGTTGGCGTCGTCGCCGATGACCCAGGCGAAGCCGTCGGGGGTGTCGTCGCGCGCGTGCAGCGCGGGGTGTTCGGCGTACAGGCGGTTGAGGTCGCGGACCAGGCGCTGGATGCCGCGGTGGCGCGGATCGTCGAGCAGGTGCCAGGGCAGCGCGGCGTCGTGGTTCCACTCGGTGGGCTGGGCGATTTCGCAGCCCATGAACAGCAGTTTGCGCCCGGGGTGGGTGTACATGTAGCCCAGATAGGCGCGCAGGTTGGCGAAGCGCTGCCAGTCGTCGCCGGGCATGCGCCCGAGCAGCGAGCGCTTGCCGTGCACCACTTCGTCGTGCGAGATCGGCAGCATGAAGCGCTCGGAATACGCGTAGACCATGCTGAAGGTCAGTTCGCCGTGGTGGTAGCGGCGATAGATCGGGTCCAGTTCGATGTAGTGCAGGCTGTCGTGCATCCAGCCCATGTTCCACTTGTAGTTGAAACCCAGCCCGCCATGCGCCAGGTCGGCGGTGACGCCGGGCCAGGCGGTGGATTCTTCGGCGATGGTGATGGCGCCAGGCGCGTGTTCGGCGACGACCTGGTTGAGCCGGCGCAGGAACGCGATGGTCTCGTAGTTCTCGCGGCCGCCGTGGATGTTGGGCACCCATTCGCCGGCATTGCGGCTGTAGTCGCGATACAGCATCGAGGCGACCGCGTCCACGCGCAGGCCGTCGACGTGGTAGCGCTGCAGGAACTCCAGCGCGCTGGCGATCAGAAAGCCGGAGACTTCGCGGCGCCCGTGGTTGTAGATGAGCGTGTTCCAGTCGCGGTGGAAGCCTTCGCGCGGGTCGGCGTGTTCGTACAGCGAGGTGCCGTCGAAATGGGCCAGGCCATGGGCGTCGGTGGGGAAATGCGCCGGCACCCAGTCGACGATGACGCCGATGTCCTCGCGGTGGCAGCGGTCGACGAAGCGGGCGAAGCCGTCGGGCGAACCGAAGCGCGCGGTGGGCGCGAACAGGCCCAGCGGCTGGTAGCCCCAGGAACCGCCGAACGGATGCTCGGTGACCGGCATCAGTTCGATGTGGGTGAAGCCCATGTCGGCGACGTACGGAATCAGGCGCTCGGCTAGCGCGTCCCAGTCGAGCATGCTGCCGTCGTCGGCGTGCATCCACGAGCCGGCGTGGATCTCGTACACGCTCAGCGGTGCGTTCGGGCCGTGGCGGCGCGCGCGCGAGGCCATCCAGGCGTCGTCGCGCCACTGGAACGGGGCGGGATCGGGCACGATCGAGGCGGTGCCCGGCGCCAGTTCGGCGCGGCGCGCGACCGGGTCGGCCTTGGCCGGCAGGTCTTCGCCGCGCGGGCCGCGCAAGGCGTACTTGTAGTGCGCGCCGGCCTCGACGCCAGGCACAAACAGCTCCCATACGCCGGCCTGGTGACGCAGGCGCATCGGGTGGCGGCGCGCGTCCCAGCTGTTGAAATCGCCGATCACCGCCACGCGGGTGGCGTTGGGCGCCCACACCGCGAAGCGGGTGCCGCGCACGCCGTCGACCTCGACCACGTTGGCGCCCAGCGCGTCGGCCAGGTGCAGGTGATGGCCTTCGGAAATCAGGTGCAGGTCGAAATCGCTCAGCTGCGGGCCGAACGCGTAGGCGTCCTCGGTCTCCTGTTCGCCGCCGGGCCAGCGGATGCGCAGCCGATAGCGGCCGTCGTCGGGCAGCGTGGCGGCGAAGAAGCCCGGGCTGGGGCCTTCCTGCAGCGGCACCTCGCGGCCGTCTTCGAGTACCGCGGTCACCGCTTCGGCGCCGGGCAGGTGGCTGCGCAGCACGCGCGCGTCGCCGATGCGGTGCGCACCGAGCACGGCGAACGGATCGCCGTGGCGGGCATTGGCGAACGCACGCAGCGTTGCTTCGTCCCAGGTGTGGCCGACATCACTCATCGAATCGCCTCCTCAGGCGCAGGAAAGCGTTCGAGTATGCGCAACAGTCCCTGTATCGGCACCATGATCCAGGCCGGGCGGTTGGCAGCCTCGTAGCGAATTTCATAGCTGGCTTTCTCGATCAGGAACAACAAGGTGGTGGCCTCGAAGGCGGCCGGTGCCACCCACGGGTGCGGGCTGGCGTCGAGCACCTTGCGGTAGGCGGACAGGAAGGTGGCGCTGGCGCGGCTACGGAATGCGGACAGGAACGCGTCCAGCGCGCTGTCCAGGCCGACGCCGGCACGCGCGGCGGTACCTTCTTCGCCGCGGGCGGAGACTTCGCTGGCATAGTCCAGCGAGCGCAGGAAGCCGGCCACGTCGTGCAGCGGGCTGGCCTTGGCGCGGCGTTCGTCCAGCGACTTGGCCGGCTCGCCTTCGAAGTCGATCAGCACTACGTCGTCGAACGCGACCAGGATCTGGCCGAGATGGAAATCGCCGTGCACGCGGGTCAGCAACGCGCCGTCGAGCAAGGCCGGCGCCTGCTGTAGCCACGCGTCCAGGCGCGGCCGTTCCGCCAGCAGCGCGTCCACGGCGGCGCGCTCGCCGTCGTCGCTGACGTCGCGATGCGCGACCAGCGTGTCCCACATCGCCTGCACCTCGTGCGCCACGCCCGCAACCACCCGCTGCGCCGCGGCGACGTCCACCGCCTGCGGCGCGAACGCAGCGGCGTCGGTGGGCTGGGCCAGCACGTCGTGCAATTCCGCCAGGCGCCGGCCGACCACCTCGGCGAAGGCGTCGTAGCCGGCCACGCTTTCGTGCCGCGCGGCATCGTCCTGCGCGGCGGCGTACTCTTCGGCGCCGCGCGCCAGGTGATCCAGGGTCCAGCGCCAGGCATCGCCCTGGTTGCGCACGAAGCCCTGCAGCAGCGCCAGCGTGGTCTCCCCGCCCTGCACGTCAACGCGGGTGACGTGGCCGAGCAGCGGGGCGGCGTTGGCATAACCGATGCTGGTCAGGCGCTCGCCAATCTCGATCTCCGGATTGATGCCGGCGGAGACGCGGCGCAGCAGCTTGAACACCGCCTTGTCGCCGACGATCAGCGAGCTGTTGCTCTGCTCGGCCGACAGCCAGCGGATCTCGGCATCGTCCGCAATCGCGACGGCGGCCAGCGCCTGCGTGGCGCAGAAGCGGATCTGCTCGGGCGCGGCATCGGCGCCGGCATGGCTCTCGCCGTCGATCGACAGCACGGTGCGCTCGCGCAAGGCGCCGAGCATGGTGCGGGTCAGCGACTTCAGCGCGAAGCCGTCGGTGAGATAACCGACTTCGCGACCGTGGCGCACCCGCGCCAGCGCCAATTGCTCGGCCAGCACGCTTGGCTGTTCGCGGTCCCAGACGATGCCCAGCGGCAGGATGTAGCGCTCGTGTTCGCCGTGCTCCAGCTCCGCCTCGATCTCCAGCAGGGTCAGCCCGTCGGGACCGGGCAGCGGCGTGCGCCGCGCGATGCGCACGCCGCGCAGCGCGCGGTCCTTGGCCGCGAACCAGCGCCGCGTGGACAGCCAGGTCGGCAGGACGTCGCGTTCGAGCGTGCCCAGGTGCGGCAGCAGCGCATTGGCGTCGACCGCGCCGCGCAGCACCAGGGTCTGGTAGTCGGGCAGCGGCATCGGCGCGGGCACGTGCCAGTCCGGCAGCGTGGCGTTGCCGACCAACTGGAACGCATAGAAGCCGAACGCCGGCACGGTGAGCAGGTAGGTCAGCCGTCCGATCGGCGGGAAGCTGCCGCCGCCGATGATGTCCACCGGCACGCGGCCTTCGAATTCGGACAGGTCCAGCTCCACCGCCTGCAGCGTGTGCGACAGGTTGGCCACGCACAGCACGGTCTCGTCCTCGTGGCAGCGCAGGTAGGCGAGCAGGCGGCGGTTGCCCGGGTACAGGAAGCGCAGCTGGCCACGACCGAAGGCGCGGTAGCGCTTGCGCACCGACAGGATGCGCCGGGTCCAGGTCAGCAACGAATGCTGGTCGCGCTGCTGCGCTTCGACGTTGACCGCCTGGAAGCCATACAGCGGATCCATGATCGGCGGCAGCACCAGCGCGGCCGGGTCGGCGCGCGAGAAGCCGCCGTTGCGGTCGATCGACCACTGCATCGGCGTGCGCACGCCGTCGCGGTCGCCGAGGTGGATGTTGTCGCCCATGCCGATCTCGTCGCCGTAGTACAGCACCGGGGTGCCGGGCATGGTCAGCAGCAGCGAGGTCATCAGTTCGATGCGGCGGCGGTCGCGCTCCAGCAGCGGCGCCAGGCGCCGGCGAATCCCCAGGTTGATGCGCGCGCGACGGTCGGCGGCGTAGGTCTGCCACAGGTAGTCGCGCTCCGAATCAGTGACCATCTCCAGGGTCAGCTCGTCGTGGTTGCGCAGGAAGATCGCCCACTGGCAGGTCTCCGGGATTTCCGGGGTCTGGCGCATGATGTCGGTGATCGGGAAACGGTCCTCGCGCGCGATGGCCATGTACATGCGCGGCATCAGCGGGAAGTGGAACGCCATGTGGCATTCGTCGGCGTTCTCGCCGAAGTATTGCTGGGTGTCTTCCGGCCACATGTTGGCCTCGGCCAACAGCATGCGGTCGGGGTATTCGGCATCCAGCGTGGCGCGGATGCGGCGCAGGATGGCGTGGGTCTCGGGCAGGTTCTCGTTGGAGGTGCCGTCACGCTCGATCAGGTACGGCACCGCGTCCAGGCGCAGCCCGTCCACGCCCAGGTCGAGCCAGAAGCGCATCACTTCCAGCACCGCCTCCAGCACCGCCGGGTTGTCGAAGTTCAGGTCCGGCTGGTGCGAGTAGAAACGGTGCCAGAAGTATTGCCCGGCGACCGGATCCCAGGTCCAGTTGGAGTTCTCGGTGTCGCAGAAGATGATGCGGGTGCCGGCGTAGTCCTGGTCGCTGTCGGACCACACGTAGAAGTCGCGTTCCGGCGAGCCGGCGGGCGCGTTGCGCGCGCGCTGGAACCACGGATGCTGGTCGGAGGTGTGGTTGATCACCAGTTCGGTGACGATGCGGATGCCGCGCGCGTGCGCCTGCGCCACCAATCGTTCGAAGTCGGCGATGCTGCCGTAGTCCGGGTGCACGGCCATGTATTCGGCGATGTCGTAGCCGTCGTCACGGCGCGGGCTGGGATAGAACGGCAGCAGCCAGATGGTGTCTACGCCGAGGTCGGCGATGTAGTCGAGCTTGGAGATCAGGCCGGGGAAATCGCCGATGCCGTCGTCGTTGGAATCGAAGAACGACTTGACGTGCACCTGGTAGATGATCGCGTCCTTGTACCAGAGTGCATCGTGCGCGAGCGGGCTTGCCTCGCTGTCGGCGGACAAGGGAACTGCAGCATTCATGAAGTGGCTCCGGCGCGGATACGCCATAGGGAAAACGGCCGCGACGGATCGAGGCGAATGGTTTGCTGCTTGCCGTGCCAGGCGAAGGCGTGGCCGTCCCACAGGTCCTGCATGGCGACGCTGGCGTGGTCGGGCAGGCCCAGTTCCCACAGCGGCACTTCGATCTGCGCCTCCTGCGCCGCGTGCGGGTCCAGGCTGATCGCCACCAGCACCAGGCTGCGGCTGCGCGCCAGATGCGCTTCGTCGAGGAACTTGCCGAAGTACAGCACCTGGTCGTTGTGCGCCACGTAGAAACGCGTGCCCAGGTGCGACTGCAGTTCCGGGTGCTGGCGCCGCAGCAGGTTCAGGCGGGTGATCTCGTCGACGATGTCGCCGGGCGCACGCTCGGGCCACACGCGCAGTTGGTACTTCTCCGAATCCAGGTATTCCTCCTTGCCCGGCGCCAGCGGCGTGGCCTCGCAAAGTTCGAAGCCCTGGTACATGCCCCACAGGCCCGACAGCGTGGTCGCCAGCGCGGCGCGGATCAGGTGGCCGCCGCGGCCGCTGCGCTGCAGGAACACCGGGTTGATGTCCGGCGTGTTGACGAAGAAGTGCGGGCGGAAGCATTCGCGCGGCGTGCCGGCATTGAGCTCTTCGATGTAGGCCTGCAGTTCGGCCTTGTGCTGGCGCCAGGTGAAGTAGGTGTACGACTGCGAGAAACCGACCTTGGCCAGCCGATACATCGGCTTGGGCCGGGTGAAGGCTTCGGACAGGAACACCACCTGCGGGTGGCGGCCGCGCACTTCGGCGATCAGCCATTCCCAGAATGGGAACGGCTTGGTGTGCGGGTTGTCGACGCGGAACAGGTTGACGCCTTCGTTGACCCAGAACAGCACCGCGTCGCGCAGCGCGTTCCACAGCTCCGGCACCGCGCCGCTGGCGTAGAAATCGACGTTGACGATGTCCTGGTACTTCTTCGGCGGATTCTCCGCGTACGGGATCGAGCCGTCGGCGCGCCAGGTGAACCAGTCCGGATGCTCGCGCAGCCACGGGTGGTCCGGCGCGCACTGGATCGCGAAATCCAGCGCCAGTTCCAGGCCTTGCGCGGCGGCGGCGGCGCGCAGCCGGCGGAAGCCTTCCAGCCCGCCCAGTTCGGCGTGGACCGCGGTGTGCCCGCCTTCGGCCGAGCCGATCGCGTACGGACTGCCGGGCTCGCCAGGTTGCGCGGTGACCGCGTTGTTGCGGCCCTTGCGGTTCTTCTCGCCGATCGGGTGGATCGGCGGCATGTACAGCACGTCGAAGCCCATCGCGCGGATATGCGGCAGGCGCGCGATCACGTCGTCGAAAGTTCCGTGGCGCGCCAGGTCGCCGCTCTGCGAACGCGGGAACAGTTCGTACCAGCTGGAGAAGTGCGCGCCGCGGCGCTCGGCCTCGACGCGGAAGGTCATCGGGTATTCGGTGCGGAACGGCTTGTCGTCGGCGCGCGCCATCGCCTCGGCGGTGCCGGGCTCCAGCAGGATCTCCGCGCGTGCGGCCGGATCGTCGCTGCGGGTGATGCGCGCAACGATTGCCTTCAGCCGTGCCGCCAGCGCGCCACGGCTGCGCGCGCGCGCCGCCTCGACCTGGGCCAGCGCTTCCTGCACGTCCACCGGCAGCAGCGTGCCGGCGGCGCGCTTCTTTTCCAGGTCGGCGTGGGTGGTGGCGAACACGTCGCGCCAGGCCTCGATGCGGAACTCGTAGCGGCCCAGCCGCTCCAGCGGAAACTCGCCGCGCCAGCGGTCGTTGCCCAGCGCGCGCATCGGCGCGCTGGACCAGGTGCGCGCATCGGCGGCGCGCCACAGCAGCGCCACCGCGATGCGGTCGTGGCCGTCGCAGAACGCGTCGGCCTCCACGCAGATGCGGTCGCCGACGGTGCGCTTGACCGGAAAGCGGCCGTCGTCCACCGAGGGCGTCACCGCCTCGATACACACACGCGCCGCGCCGGCGGCGACATCGGCTGGCGTGCGGGCGCGCGCGGCGGCCAGCACCGGGCGCGCCGGCACGCTGCGGTAGACCCGCACTTCGCCCGCTTCCAGGGTGCCCCCCTGGTCGCCCTGGATCGGCTCGCCCTGGTCGCTGAGCAGCGCCTCGCTGTCGCCGAGCAGGCGCAGCAGCGCCGAGCCGGGCACCGGCAGCAGGTGGTCGCGGTCGCTGTTGAGCAGCACCAGCCACGGCGCGGCGCCGCGCGGTTCCACCGCCACGGCGGTCAGCGCGCCATCGCGCAGCAGCGGGCGCAGATGCAGATCGGCCATGGCCTCGGTCGGCGCCACCGGGGTGGCATCGGCGGCATCGTCGGCGTCGGCCGGCACCGGGAGTTCAGTCGGCGCGGCGATCGCCCAGGCATCGCCAAACGCGGCGGCCAGCTTGGCGCGTTGCGCGCGCTGCAGCGGCGGCGGCGCGTCGGACGGCGCATCGGGATCGATGGTAGCGACGACCCGGCGCGCCAGGCTGCGCAGTGCCACGTCCTCGTCGAAGAACCAGCTGCCGCGTCCGTCCCACCAGGCCAGCGACGAGAACGCCGCATCGAAGCCTGCGCCGTGCAACCCACGCAGGGCCTCCAGGCCCAGGCCCGGGGTCCAGGCCAGGAACGTCGTCGCCGGCAGCTGCGCGTGCACGTCCTCGATCAGGCTGCGCCACAGCGTGGCCGGCGCGCGCTGCGGCTGCAGCACCCGGAACCCGGCCAGGCCGCCGCGCAGCCAATCGCGCAGGCGCACGCTCCACCACTGCGCCAGGCCCGCGCCTTCTTCGGCATAGGCGAAGCGGCCCTGGGCGATCTCCGGCGTGCCGCGCTGGGCGCGCGGATCGGGCAGCGCCGAGGTGCGCGCGCGGAACCAGTGCGGATGCTCCTGCAGCAGGCGGCTGCCGCCGCCGATCTCGTCGATGCGCAGGTCGACCAGCAGCTTCAAGCCGTGCTTCTGCGCCAGCGCCAGCCACTGCTGCAGCCGCGCGTCGCCGGCGGCATCGTCGGCGGCCGGATCGGCCAGCCGGCCTTGCGGGTCCTGCGCGAACGGGTTGGGCAGCACCACGTGGTCGCAGCCATTGGCCTGTGCGGCCGCCATGGCCGCCTCCAGCGCGGCCGCATCGTGGTGGGTCAAGGGGGACAGCAGGCAGACATGCATTCGGAGATCCCGTTCGCGTGATGGGGAGTGCACGATCCAGACAGCGGCGCTTGCCATCGGCAGCCGGATCGGCCGTCGCACAGGACGGAGACGGAATGCATCTGCACGATGTGCCGCATCCGCAAATCGGATTCGGTGCCGGGCGCCGATGCCGCTCGATGCGATGCGACGGCGCCACAAGACCACAGGCGATGCCAATGAAATGTGTTCATGGCATTAAGCAGACGCATACGCGGCGCCCGATGCATGCGCCACCGTCACGCAGCGGCATCGGCGCCGGAACACCGCTGTCCGGACGTCTGCGAAGGAAGCGAGGCGCGCCCGCAACGGCGTCCACGTCTTAACGTCACCGCACGTTCACGCGCTCGCCACGGGATTGCGCACCGCGGCGTCACTGCCGTCGCGCTATGGGGCGCGCATACCACGGCGCCGGCGTGGCGGCAGGATGGCGCGACCGCTGTAGGGATGCACGTCTTCAGGCCCTGGCGATCACCAAGCGCTTGCCGTTGATCAGCGCCGGGGCGGGTACGCGGCGGGAAGAAGCGCTGCCAGAGACGAGGCCGATGACGAATGCGGCACTCATGGCTGATTCGGCAGCCGGCTGATCCGACGCTACCGCCATCCGCGTTCGATCATGCTCCCGCCTGGCCCAGGTCCCGATCGAGCAGGCAATCTATGAACGCGCGCAATGCAGGGAGCATGTAGCGGCGGCTGGAGTAGTAGAGATACAAGCCGGGCACCGTCGGCGACCAATCCGCCAGCACGCGTTTCAGCCGGCCGTCCCGCAAGGCCTCGGCGATGCCGTCGTCGTTGTAGGCGTAGGTGATGCCCAGCCCCTGCAGGGCGGCGGGGACGACGATGTCCTGGTGATTGGCGATCACCTGGCCTTCGCCGACCACCTCCGTACTCCTGCCCTTCTTCCTGAACTCCCAGCCCGCGATCCTGCCGCTGCCGGGAAAGCGCCAGTTGATGCAGGCGTGACGCGCCAGCTCGGCCGGGGTCTTCGGCTCGCCATGCCGCGCGAGGTAGTCGGGCGAGGCCACCGCGAGCAGCGCGACGTCCGGGGTGAGGCGGACCGCCACCATGTCCTTCTGCAGGCGTCCGCCCACGCGGATGCCGGCGTCGAAGCCCTCGCCGGCGATATCGCTCAGGCCGTCGTCGATCACGATGTCCAGCACCACCTGCGGATGCGCGCGCGCAAAGCGGCCCAGGCGCGGCGCGATCACGTTCTTCGCCGCCATGCTGAGCGTGTTGATCCGCAAGGTGCCGGCAGCGCGCGCGTTGCTGCCGACCGCCTGCGCGACGGCGTCGTCCATCTCGCGCAGCATCGGCGCGATCCGTTCATGCAGGCGTTGTCCCGGTTCCGTCGGCGAGACGCTACGCGTGGTCCGGTTCAACAGGCGCACGCCCAACCGCGATTCCAGTTGCCGGATGACCTGCGAGAGGGCGGACCGCGACAAGCCCAGATGATCGGCCGCGCGGGCGAAACTGCCGCGTTCCACCACGGCCACGAATGCCTTCAGTTCCGCAAACTCCGCCCCGCGCATTGTGCATCCATTTCTACATGGCCTGATCGGATAGTAGGCGATTCTCTTACCGATGCGGTCGCGCCACTCTGCGTCCATGGACCCAGAGGGAGCACAACCGATGAACGCACTGAACCTGCCCGAGCCGATCGCCGCCTACTTCCAGGCGGACACCCAGGACGGCCAAGCCGTCGCCCGCTGCTTCACCCCGAACGGCAGCGTGCGCGACGAGGGCAAGACCCACCAGGGGCAAGCGGCGATCGAGGCCTGGAAAGCGGACACCTCCACCCGCTACACCTACACCACCGAACCGCGCACGCTGCAGCGGGACGGCGGGCGCTACATCGTGACCGGACACGTCGCCGGCGATTTCCCCGGCAGCCCGATAGACCTGCGCTACGTCTTCACGCTCGAGCGCGGCAGGATCGGCTCGCTGGAGATCGCGCCGTGAGCTTCGATCTGCGCCTCGCCGGCCGGCGCGCCCTGGTCACCGGCGGCACGCGCGGGGCCGGCGCCGCCGTGGTCCGCGCGCTGACCCAGGCCGATGCCCACGTGGTCGCGACGGCGCTCTCGCCGCCGGCGCAGCCGGTCACCGGCGTCCATTATCTCGCCGCCGATCTGGCCACGGCCGACGGCGCCCGCCGGGCCGCCGATGCGGCGCTCCAGCATCTCGGCGGGATCGACATCCTGGTCAACGTGGTGGGTGGTTCATCCGCGCCGGCGGGCGGCTTCGCCGCACTGGACGACACGCAATGGACGCGGGCGCTCGATCTGAACCTGATGTCGGCCGTGCGGCTGGACCGCGCGTTGCTGCCGGCGATGCTGGCGCAGGGCGCCGGCGTGATCCTCCACGTCGCCTCGATCCAGCGCCTGTTGCCGCTGCCGGAAGCGACCATGGCGTACGCGGCGGCGAAGGCGGCGCTGTCGACCTACAGCAAGGCGCTGTCCAAGGAGGTCACGCCCAAGGGCGTGCGCGTCGTACGCGTATCACCGGGCTGGATCGACACGGAAGCCTCCGCCGCGCTGGTCGAACGCGTCGCGGCCCAGGCGGGCACGGATCGCGACGGCGGCAGGCAACTGGTCATGGATTCACTGGGCGGCATTCCGCTGGGGCGCCCCGCCACGCCGGACGAAGTCGCCGACCTGATCGCCTTCCTGGTCTCGCCGCGCGCGGCCTCCATCTCGGGCGCCGAATACATCATCGATGGCGGCACCGTGCCGACCGTCTGACGCGTACGGGCAACGTCGCAGGACGGCCCA
This sequence is a window from Xanthomonas sp. CFBP 8443. Protein-coding genes within it:
- the glgB gene encoding 1,4-alpha-glucan branching protein GlgB — its product is MSDVGHTWDEATLRAFANARHGDPFAVLGAHRIGDARVLRSHLPGAEAVTAVLEDGREVPLQEGPSPGFFAATLPDDGRYRLRIRWPGGEQETEDAYAFGPQLSDFDLHLISEGHHLHLADALGANVVEVDGVRGTRFAVWAPNATRVAVIGDFNSWDARRHPMRLRHQAGVWELFVPGVEAGAHYKYALRGPRGEDLPAKADPVARRAELAPGTASIVPDPAPFQWRDDAWMASRARRHGPNAPLSVYEIHAGSWMHADDGSMLDWDALAERLIPYVADMGFTHIELMPVTEHPFGGSWGYQPLGLFAPTARFGSPDGFARFVDRCHREDIGVIVDWVPAHFPTDAHGLAHFDGTSLYEHADPREGFHRDWNTLIYNHGRREVSGFLIASALEFLQRYHVDGLRVDAVASMLYRDYSRNAGEWVPNIHGGRENYETIAFLRRLNQVVAEHAPGAITIAEESTAWPGVTADLAHGGLGFNYKWNMGWMHDSLHYIELDPIYRRYHHGELTFSMVYAYSERFMLPISHDEVVHGKRSLLGRMPGDDWQRFANLRAYLGYMYTHPGRKLLFMGCEIAQPTEWNHDAALPWHLLDDPRHRGIQRLVRDLNRLYAEHPALHARDDTPDGFAWVIGDDANNSLFAYLRTAQGSDTPLLVVANLTPLVHHGYRIGVPRGGRWRELLNSDAEIYGGSNTGNGGSVRTENIGAHGHPASLSLTIPPLGVLVLGLED
- a CDS encoding PAS domain-containing protein, whose protein sequence is MALAPEQLLSSLEKVMVISTTDLQGTITYANDLFCQLTGFAREELIGQPHSIVRHPDVPKAVYKDMWDTIKAGKVWTGIVPNLGKGGVLYVVDTTVQPLYDEQGNINAYISIRRVVNDLMTNFEAVEAAKEYFDDYYAGK
- a CDS encoding sulfite reductase flavoprotein subunit alpha — encoded protein: MLVGYGSESGNARALAQRLGTQAFLQPHGPVVLALDEIDLASLGPHDALLIVCSSFGDGEPPGNAERFLDALRQTRTLPDLRYAVFGLGDTAYPRFCGFSKTLDALLAERLATALVNRVDADANYAAFFERWLPVLERVLHGDLQAGRDLHLQVKAYGEANAFAATVMERRRLSASDPAAWHVRLDIAGSGIVYRAGDTLHVVPENDEDLLGRLASWYGQPEAVPTLRGKELRQIGKPLLRELARLGGSEILKGLTKISQRAALEAYLYGADLLDVLEDHCTPDTVPLASLADLLPGCLPRAYSIASRADPDSLDLCVREVRYTRGGRVRSGVCTGWLLSDRAERVRIFSRANPGFHLPPDPGCPLILIGTGTGVAPLMGLMREAAASDGRREICLIFGEKRREQDFLYRDELEALRDGKVLDRLITAFSRDTDAKYYVQDAMAEHGDYLAGLLRRDAHIYLCGNKRHLEGVVEQAVGGLIDADASQQAPWHALSGQGRLHRELY